Proteins encoded in a region of the Streptomyces sp. NBC_00310 genome:
- a CDS encoding GvpL/GvpF family gas vesicle protein — MSVYVYAITKAAHPLGLDHVKGVGEDPAELHAVSSGELSAVVSEAPEVLSVSRRDVEAHLDVQEQLWADGAILPMSFGFVAPDESAVEELLQERAEAFSQRLDELTGRAEFNVKGVLDEDTLLRAVLTESARARELNDAIREGGGTYEDRLALGELVAQEVQSRQEALGEEALAALRPYALAEQVTPPSQQYFVNASFLVDGEKSDEFAEAGGELAEALGEGVELRLRGPLPPYSFV, encoded by the coding sequence ATGTCCGTGTACGTCTACGCGATCACCAAGGCGGCACATCCGCTGGGCCTGGACCACGTCAAGGGCGTCGGAGAGGACCCCGCCGAACTGCACGCCGTCAGCAGCGGCGAGCTGAGTGCCGTCGTCAGCGAGGCCCCCGAGGTGCTCTCGGTCAGCCGCCGGGACGTGGAGGCCCACCTCGATGTCCAGGAACAGCTGTGGGCCGACGGCGCCATTCTGCCGATGAGCTTCGGCTTCGTCGCCCCGGACGAGTCCGCCGTGGAAGAGCTGCTCCAGGAGCGGGCCGAGGCGTTCTCCCAGCGGCTCGACGAGCTCACCGGACGCGCGGAGTTCAACGTCAAGGGCGTACTGGACGAGGACACCCTCCTGCGCGCCGTGCTGACGGAGTCCGCGCGGGCCCGTGAGCTCAACGACGCGATCCGCGAGGGCGGCGGCACGTACGAGGACCGCCTCGCCCTTGGCGAACTCGTGGCCCAGGAGGTGCAGAGCCGGCAGGAGGCGCTGGGTGAGGAGGCCCTCGCCGCACTGCGGCCCTACGCCCTGGCCGAGCAGGTCACCCCACCGTCCCAGCAGTACTTCGTGAACGCCTCGTTCCTGGTGGACGGCGAGAAGTCCGACGAGTTCGCCGAGGCCGGAGGAGAGCTGGCCGAGGCCCTGGGAGAGGGGGTGGAGCTGCGGCTGCGCGGGCCGCTGCCGCCGTACAGCTTCGTATGA
- a CDS encoding gas vesicle structural protein GvpA, whose translation MVPQGEGGAGVARGGGSGNLYDVLELVLDRGLVIDAFVRVSLVGIEILKIDARVVVASVDTYLRFAEACNRLDLESGRKAPSQLTDIVGDTTEAGARGKSKGALTGAVQAVTDSLQKGRGDEDERGSVGREKQRVRSERSASRRSSRDREE comes from the coding sequence GTGGTGCCGCAGGGCGAGGGCGGCGCCGGCGTCGCCCGTGGTGGTGGCTCGGGAAACCTGTACGACGTGCTGGAACTCGTCCTCGACCGGGGGCTGGTCATCGACGCGTTCGTACGGGTCTCCCTGGTGGGCATCGAGATCCTGAAGATCGACGCCCGGGTCGTCGTGGCCAGTGTCGACACGTATCTGCGCTTCGCGGAGGCGTGCAACCGGCTGGACCTGGAATCGGGGCGCAAGGCCCCCTCCCAGCTGACGGACATCGTCGGGGACACCACCGAGGCGGGCGCCCGGGGCAAGAGCAAAGGGGCACTCACGGGCGCGGTCCAGGCCGTCACCGATTCGCTCCAGAAGGGGCGCGGGGACGAGGACGAGCGCGGGTCCGTCGGGCGCGAGAAGCAGCGCGTGCGCTCCGAGCGGAGCGCGAGCCGCCGTTCCTCCAGAGACCGTGAGGAGTGA
- a CDS encoding gas vesicle protein GvpO has protein sequence MTNGHESEKRRSPRQEPAEERLSAPEAMRSAIEQLTELLGRAPESVSALKPTDEGWEAQVEVLELERVPQTTSVMAGYRVVLDPAGKLLAYERGRRYTRAQVDRGNR, from the coding sequence ATGACGAACGGTCACGAGTCGGAGAAGCGCCGTTCCCCGCGGCAGGAGCCCGCCGAGGAACGCCTCTCCGCGCCCGAGGCCATGCGGAGCGCGATCGAGCAGCTCACCGAGTTGCTGGGCCGCGCTCCCGAGTCAGTTTCCGCGCTGAAGCCGACCGACGAGGGCTGGGAGGCCCAGGTCGAGGTCCTGGAGCTGGAGCGCGTCCCGCAGACGACCAGTGTGATGGCCGGCTACCGGGTCGTTCTGGATCCCGCGGGCAAGCTGCTGGCGTACGAGCGCGGACGCCGGTACACGCGCGCGCAGGTCGACCGGGGCAACCGCTGA
- a CDS encoding MerR family transcriptional regulator, which produces MPALERTSARLRPVDLARLLGVSTQQIRNYEEAGVLPPVPRTDSGYRVFGDAHRRALLTYRAVSQGYGAVAATRIMRTVHEGDVPGALALVDAAHAALHAERVSLRATREALETLAGEPPEDDVPGPDLLIGEVAALLGVRTSTLRVWEAAGLLSPRRARGTGYRHYAPDEVRDARFILALRRNHYLLDHIRPVLEDLRREGGTEALSSAITTRRTALTTRTAAMLEGAGHLHSYLTTE; this is translated from the coding sequence ATGCCCGCACTCGAACGAACCTCCGCCCGCCTCCGGCCCGTCGACCTGGCCCGCCTCCTGGGTGTCTCCACGCAGCAGATCCGCAACTACGAGGAGGCCGGGGTGCTGCCGCCCGTGCCGCGTACGGACTCGGGGTACCGGGTCTTCGGGGACGCGCACCGGCGGGCGCTGCTGACGTACCGGGCGGTGTCGCAGGGGTACGGGGCGGTGGCGGCCACGCGGATCATGCGGACCGTGCACGAGGGGGACGTACCCGGTGCGCTGGCGTTGGTGGACGCGGCGCACGCGGCGCTGCACGCGGAGCGGGTGTCGTTGCGGGCGACGCGCGAGGCGTTGGAGACGCTGGCCGGGGAGCCGCCCGAGGACGACGTACCCGGCCCCGATCTGCTGATCGGCGAGGTCGCCGCGCTGCTCGGCGTGCGGACGTCCACGCTCCGCGTCTGGGAGGCCGCCGGGCTCCTCTCCCCCCGCCGCGCACGCGGCACCGGCTACCGCCACTACGCGCCCGACGAGGTACGCGACGCCCGCTTCATCCTCGCCCTCCGCCGCAACCACTACCTCCTCGACCACATCCGTCCCGTCCTCGAAGACCTCCGCCGGGAGGGCGGCACCGAGGCCCTGAGTTCCGCGATCACCACCCGCCGCACCGCGCTGACCACCCGCACGGCGGCGATGCTGGAGGGAGCGGGCCACCTGCACTCCTACCTGACGACGGAGTGA
- a CDS encoding quinone oxidoreductase family protein has protein sequence MRAIEFQEYGDPEVLTVVEAEVPEPGPGQVSVDVAYAGVNFADLKARAEGYRVPALPYRPGLEVSGRVRALGEGVEGLSVGQQVTALTDAGAYAEVVVADAVTVFPLPEGLGLRTGATLPTVLPTAYALVHAVGRLRAGERVLVQGAAGGIGTVAGQLAKAAGAAAVYGVVSDAAKAKHALAHGYDEVFAGTDTGFFADEVRAATGGRGVDLVLDPVGGDTLRAGLASLAPFGRLVSFGNASGERPWTVGQPELYPLGLTVSGFSVLALATSAPAELRTLAERAFAAVVDGVVSLPVTAEFDLAEAAEAHRLMGTRKSVGKLLLRVGGGEA, from the coding sequence ATGCGCGCGATCGAGTTCCAGGAGTACGGCGACCCCGAGGTCCTGACGGTGGTGGAGGCGGAGGTTCCCGAGCCCGGCCCCGGGCAGGTCAGCGTCGATGTGGCGTACGCCGGGGTGAACTTCGCCGACCTGAAGGCCCGCGCCGAGGGCTACCGGGTCCCGGCGCTCCCCTACCGCCCCGGCCTGGAGGTCTCCGGACGGGTGCGCGCGCTCGGCGAGGGCGTCGAGGGGCTGAGCGTCGGGCAGCAGGTGACCGCGCTGACGGACGCGGGCGCGTACGCGGAGGTGGTGGTGGCCGACGCGGTGACCGTGTTCCCGCTGCCCGAGGGCCTGGGCCTCCGTACGGGCGCCACGCTCCCCACCGTGCTGCCGACGGCGTACGCGCTCGTGCACGCGGTGGGGCGGCTGCGGGCCGGGGAGAGGGTGCTCGTGCAGGGCGCGGCGGGCGGGATCGGCACCGTGGCGGGGCAGTTGGCGAAGGCGGCGGGCGCGGCGGCGGTGTACGGGGTGGTGTCGGACGCGGCCAAGGCGAAGCACGCGCTGGCCCACGGCTACGACGAGGTCTTCGCCGGCACCGACACCGGGTTCTTCGCGGACGAGGTGCGCGCCGCGACCGGTGGCCGTGGCGTCGACCTGGTCCTCGACCCCGTCGGCGGCGACACGCTCCGCGCCGGGCTCGCCTCCCTCGCCCCGTTCGGCCGCCTGGTCTCCTTCGGCAACGCGAGCGGGGAGCGGCCGTGGACCGTCGGCCAGCCGGAGCTGTACCCGCTCGGTCTGACCGTGTCCGGGTTCTCCGTCCTCGCCCTCGCCACGTCGGCGCCCGCCGAGCTGCGCACCCTCGCCGAGCGGGCCTTCGCCGCGGTCGTCGACGGGGTGGTGTCCCTCCCGGTGACCGCCGAGTTCGATCTGGCGGAGGCGGCGGAGGCCCACCGGCTGATGGGCACGCGCAAGAGCGTGGGGAAGCTGTTGCTGCGGGTGGGGGGCGGGGAGGCGTAG
- a CDS encoding ArsR/SmtB family transcription factor has translation MAERAGHRAAPEHTHPDDVPVLTALAALADPVRITLVRELAGSPVWTRSCGSFDVPVGKAALSHHFSVLRGAGLVEQRDEGARRVNRLRREEFDARFPGLLALVLRED, from the coding sequence ATGGCGGAACGTGCCGGCCATCGGGCGGCTCCCGAACACACCCACCCCGACGACGTCCCGGTCCTGACCGCCCTCGCGGCCCTCGCCGATCCCGTACGCATCACGCTCGTACGGGAGTTGGCGGGCTCCCCGGTCTGGACGCGCAGCTGCGGCAGCTTCGACGTGCCGGTCGGCAAGGCCGCCCTCAGTCACCACTTCTCGGTGCTCCGCGGTGCCGGACTGGTCGAACAGCGCGACGAGGGCGCCAGGCGCGTCAACCGCCTGCGCCGCGAGGAGTTCGACGCCCGCTTCCCCGGGCTGCTCGCCCTCGTCCTGCGCGAGGACTGA
- a CDS encoding PLD nuclease N-terminal domain-containing protein: MLRVLMYLVPLALTIYAFIDCLNTPEDEAKHLPKIAWVFIILLFWIVGPIAWLAAGKLRNAPAGGRTPSEWHREHRTQYVAPDDNPEFLKSLAEDNKKDESLLKSWEADLRRREEELKRQEEEKPDQGGKGSKGDKKDGEE, translated from the coding sequence ATGCTCAGGGTGTTGATGTACCTCGTGCCGTTGGCGCTGACGATCTACGCGTTCATCGACTGCCTCAACACCCCCGAGGACGAGGCGAAGCACCTGCCGAAGATCGCCTGGGTCTTCATCATCCTGCTCTTCTGGATCGTCGGCCCGATCGCCTGGCTCGCCGCCGGCAAGCTCCGCAACGCCCCCGCGGGCGGCCGCACCCCCTCCGAGTGGCACCGCGAGCACCGCACGCAGTACGTCGCCCCCGACGACAACCCCGAGTTCCTGAAGTCCCTCGCCGAGGACAACAAGAAGGACGAGTCCCTCCTCAAGAGCTGGGAGGCCGACCTGCGCCGCCGCGAGGAGGAGCTGAAGCGGCAGGAGGAGGAGAAGCCGGACCAGGGGGGCAAGGGGAGCAAGGGCGACAAGAAGGACGGCGAGGAGTAG
- a CDS encoding menaquinone biosynthesis decarboxylase: MAYDDLRSLLRALEREGDLKRIKAEVDPYLEVGEIVDRVNKAGGPALLFENVKGTSMPLAMNVFGTDRRLLKALGLKSYGEISEKIGGLLKPELPHGFVGVREAFGKLGAMTHVPPKKVKADSAPVQEVVLQGDDVDLEQLPALFTWPKDGGSFFNLGLTHTKHPETGVRNLGLYRLQRHDKRTIGMHWQIHKDSRNHYQVAAKRGERLPVAIAFGCPPAVTYASTAPLPGDIDEYLFAGFVSGKRIEMVDCKTVPLQVPAQAEVVIEGWLEPGEMLPEGPFGDHTGFYTPQEPFPALKIDCVTMRKRPLLQSIVVGRPPTEDGPLGRATERFFLPLLKIIVPDIVDYHLPEAGGFHNCAIISIDKKYPKHAQKVMHAIWGAHMMSLTKLIVVVDSDCDVHDLHEVAWRALGNTDYARDLSVVEGPVDHLDHASYQQFWGGKAGIDATKKWTEEGYTRDGGWPDMVESDPATSALVDRRWKEYGL, translated from the coding sequence ATGGCTTACGACGATCTTCGCTCCCTGCTCCGCGCACTGGAGCGCGAGGGCGATCTCAAGCGCATCAAGGCCGAAGTCGACCCCTACCTGGAGGTCGGGGAGATCGTCGACCGGGTCAACAAGGCCGGCGGCCCCGCCCTGCTCTTCGAGAACGTGAAGGGCACCTCGATGCCCCTCGCGATGAACGTCTTCGGCACGGACCGCCGCCTGCTGAAGGCCCTCGGCCTCAAGTCGTACGGCGAGATCAGCGAGAAGATCGGCGGCCTGCTCAAGCCGGAGCTGCCCCACGGCTTCGTCGGCGTGCGCGAGGCGTTCGGGAAGCTCGGCGCGATGACCCACGTCCCGCCGAAGAAGGTGAAGGCGGACAGCGCCCCCGTACAGGAGGTGGTCCTCCAGGGCGACGACGTGGATCTGGAACAGCTTCCGGCGCTGTTCACCTGGCCGAAGGACGGCGGCTCCTTCTTCAACCTCGGCCTCACCCACACCAAGCACCCCGAGACCGGCGTACGCAACCTCGGCCTCTACCGCCTCCAGCGCCACGACAAGCGCACCATCGGCATGCACTGGCAGATCCACAAGGACAGCCGCAACCACTACCAGGTGGCCGCCAAGCGCGGCGAACGCCTGCCGGTCGCCATCGCCTTCGGCTGCCCGCCCGCCGTGACCTACGCCTCCACGGCCCCGCTTCCCGGTGACATCGACGAGTACCTGTTCGCCGGGTTCGTCTCGGGGAAGCGGATCGAGATGGTCGACTGCAAGACGGTGCCGCTGCAGGTGCCGGCGCAGGCGGAGGTCGTCATCGAGGGCTGGCTGGAGCCCGGCGAGATGCTCCCCGAGGGTCCGTTCGGCGACCACACCGGCTTCTACACCCCGCAGGAACCGTTCCCCGCCCTGAAGATCGACTGCGTGACGATGCGGAAGCGGCCGTTGCTCCAGTCGATCGTCGTCGGCCGCCCGCCGACGGAGGACGGCCCGCTGGGCCGCGCGACGGAACGCTTCTTCCTGCCGCTCCTGAAGATCATCGTCCCGGACATCGTGGACTACCACCTGCCCGAGGCCGGCGGCTTCCACAACTGCGCGATCATCTCGATCGACAAGAAGTACCCCAAGCACGCGCAGAAGGTCATGCACGCGATCTGGGGCGCCCACATGATGTCCCTGACCAAGCTGATCGTGGTCGTCGACTCCGACTGCGACGTCCACGACCTGCACGAGGTCGCCTGGCGCGCGCTCGGCAACACGGACTACGCCCGGGACCTCTCGGTGGTCGAAGGCCCGGTGGACCATCTGGACCACGCCTCCTACCAGCAGTTCTGGGGCGGCAAGGCGGGCATCGACGCCACGAAGAAGTGGACCGAGGAGGGCTACACCCGGGACGGCGGCTGGCCCGACATGGTCGAGTCCGACCCCGCCACCTCGGCCCTGGTCGACCGCCGCTGGAAGGAGTACGGCCTGTGA
- the mqnP gene encoding menaquinone biosynthesis prenyltransferase MqnP, translating to MTSASAAIPQPGRTKAFLRLVMIEHSIFALPFAYIAALTAMFQLDGNVHWVRLLLVTVCMVGLRTFAMAVNRIIDREIDARNPRTAHRELVTGAMSVKHAWTGALIAVVIFLGSAALLNPLCLALAPVAVIPMVVYPYGKRFTNYPQAILGLAQAMGPVGGWLAITGEWSWDAVVLGLAVGIWIGGFDLIYACQDVESDRESGVLSVPARFGIPAAIWAARVCHVLTTGLFVWYAVATDAGAFLWLGLAVVAGAFVYEHSIVRPHDLSRLNRAFFSVNGFIGIALFVCALLDLLVRGLTL from the coding sequence GTGACCAGCGCCTCCGCCGCGATCCCCCAGCCGGGCCGGACGAAGGCCTTCCTCCGCCTGGTGATGATCGAGCACTCGATCTTCGCGCTGCCCTTCGCGTACATCGCCGCGCTCACGGCCATGTTCCAGCTGGACGGCAACGTCCACTGGGTCCGGCTGCTCCTGGTCACCGTCTGCATGGTGGGCCTGCGTACCTTCGCGATGGCGGTCAACCGGATCATCGACCGCGAGATCGACGCCCGGAACCCGCGTACGGCACACCGCGAGCTGGTGACGGGCGCCATGTCGGTCAAGCACGCCTGGACGGGCGCCCTGATCGCGGTCGTGATCTTCCTCGGCTCGGCGGCGCTGCTGAACCCGCTCTGCCTGGCCCTGGCCCCCGTCGCCGTCATCCCGATGGTCGTCTACCCCTACGGCAAACGCTTCACGAACTACCCCCAGGCCATCCTGGGCCTCGCCCAGGCCATGGGCCCGGTCGGCGGCTGGCTCGCGATCACGGGGGAGTGGTCCTGGGACGCGGTCGTCCTCGGCCTGGCCGTCGGCATCTGGATCGGCGGCTTCGACCTCATCTACGCCTGCCAGGACGTCGAGTCCGACCGCGAGTCCGGCGTCCTGTCGGTGCCGGCCCGCTTCGGCATCCCGGCGGCGATCTGGGCGGCGAGGGTCTGCCACGTCCTGACGACGGGCCTGTTCGTCTGGTACGCGGTGGCGACGGACGCGGGCGCGTTCCTGTGGCTGGGCCTGGCGGTCGTCGCGGGCGCGTTCGTGTACGAGCACTCGATCGTGCGGCCGCACGACCTGTCGCGCCTGAACCGGGCGTTCTTCTCCGTCAACGGGTTCATCGGCATTGCCCTGTTCGTGTGTGCGCTGCTGGATCTTCTGGTTCGGGGTCTGACCCTCTGA
- a CDS encoding Uma2 family endonuclease, whose amino-acid sequence MTISDSDRLHSQLARYEDMFRGYRMEIVEGNIVMSPLRPFHNETIMRLWTQLEAQLGPEWGFISDVAIPFSDDFEFCPDLALIPAAEKNRNLTSYAPDLIELAIEVVSPSSVRNDYEVKNKQYASRGIPNYLIFDPQKAHLVTLWNPGPDGYRGRDTLPYGGKLTVETKIGRLTVDSSRLPVDPGSPSAP is encoded by the coding sequence GTGACCATCTCGGACAGTGACCGCCTGCACTCGCAGCTCGCCCGGTACGAGGACATGTTCCGCGGATACCGGATGGAGATTGTCGAGGGCAACATCGTGATGAGTCCGCTGAGGCCGTTCCACAACGAGACCATCATGCGGCTTTGGACACAGCTGGAAGCTCAGCTGGGCCCGGAGTGGGGTTTCATCAGCGATGTGGCCATCCCGTTCAGCGACGACTTCGAGTTCTGCCCCGATCTCGCGCTCATCCCAGCGGCCGAGAAGAACCGGAATCTGACGTCCTACGCACCCGACCTCATCGAGCTCGCCATCGAGGTCGTCTCCCCAAGCAGCGTCCGCAACGACTACGAGGTCAAGAACAAGCAGTACGCCTCTCGAGGCATCCCGAATTACCTGATCTTCGATCCGCAGAAGGCGCATCTCGTCACGCTCTGGAATCCCGGCCCCGACGGCTACCGTGGACGAGACACGCTTCCGTACGGCGGCAAGCTCACCGTGGAGACCAAGATCGGTCGCCTCACGGTCGATTCCAGCCGCCTTCCTGTGGACCCCGGGTCACCCAGCGCGCCCTGA
- a CDS encoding rhomboid family intramembrane serine protease → MAGGVRGALSPEREWSRGDRAKAAAKLMVGWVALLWILEVVDAATGHALDDFGIVPRSVPELVDVVPASFIHFGFAHVAANSVPLLVLGFLSALGGLRRFAAVCALIIVADGLGVWLISPDNTNTAGASGVVFGLFGFLVVSGFVERRLMGVAVGVLVAAVWGGSILAGVAPTETGISWQGHLIGLVTGVVAAFLFRRRADGPRSGRAG, encoded by the coding sequence ATGGCTGGTGGAGTGCGTGGGGCGCTGAGCCCGGAGCGGGAGTGGTCGCGCGGGGACCGTGCGAAGGCCGCGGCCAAGCTGATGGTGGGCTGGGTGGCGCTGCTGTGGATCCTGGAAGTCGTCGATGCGGCGACCGGCCATGCGCTGGACGACTTCGGCATCGTGCCGCGTTCGGTGCCCGAGCTGGTCGATGTCGTGCCCGCGTCGTTCATCCACTTCGGCTTCGCCCATGTCGCCGCGAACAGCGTGCCGCTGCTGGTGCTGGGCTTCCTCTCGGCGCTCGGCGGGCTGCGCCGGTTCGCCGCCGTGTGCGCGCTGATCATCGTCGCGGACGGGCTGGGGGTCTGGCTGATATCCCCGGACAACACGAACACGGCGGGCGCGTCCGGCGTGGTCTTCGGGCTCTTCGGTTTCCTGGTCGTCAGCGGGTTCGTCGAGCGGCGGCTGATGGGGGTGGCGGTAGGGGTTCTCGTCGCGGCCGTCTGGGGCGGGTCGATCCTGGCCGGGGTCGCGCCGACCGAGACCGGCATCAGCTGGCAGGGGCATCTGATCGGGTTGGTGACGGGGGTGGTGGCGGCGTTCCTGTTCCGGCGCCGGGCGGACGGGCCGCGCTCAGGGCGCGCTGGGTGA
- a CDS encoding UbiX family flavin prenyltransferase: MNPVKPGETPRTPWIVGVSGASGTPYAAAVLRALLAAGERVDLVVSRASRLTLLDETGISFRDAHWRDDLREWLARGADGKPDTFAVNVEGDRVRHWSAGDLAAGPSSGSYPVKGMLIVPASTACVAGVALGLSKDLLQRAASVTLKESRRLVVAVRETPLNGQTLRHLVTLDEAGATVLPASPAFYAGATHIQDLVDFVAGRALDAAGVPHTLYRRWEGDVGGGRASRTTD, translated from the coding sequence GTGAACCCAGTCAAGCCAGGAGAGACGCCGCGTACGCCTTGGATCGTAGGGGTGTCCGGCGCATCCGGCACCCCATACGCCGCGGCCGTGCTGCGCGCGCTCCTCGCCGCCGGCGAGCGCGTCGACCTCGTGGTGTCCCGGGCCTCGCGGCTGACGCTGCTGGACGAGACGGGAATCTCCTTCCGGGACGCGCACTGGCGCGACGACCTGCGGGAATGGCTGGCCCGCGGGGCCGACGGCAAGCCCGACACGTTCGCCGTGAACGTCGAGGGCGACCGCGTACGGCACTGGAGCGCAGGTGACCTGGCAGCGGGGCCGTCCTCGGGCTCGTACCCCGTCAAGGGGATGCTGATCGTCCCCGCGTCGACGGCGTGCGTCGCGGGCGTGGCCCTGGGGCTCTCCAAGGACCTGCTGCAACGGGCGGCGAGCGTGACCCTCAAGGAGAGCCGGCGTCTCGTGGTCGCCGTACGCGAGACCCCGTTGAACGGGCAGACCCTGCGGCACCTGGTGACCCTGGACGAGGCGGGCGCGACCGTACTGCCCGCGTCCCCGGCGTTCTACGCGGGGGCCACGCACATCCAGGACCTGGTGGACTTCGTCGCCGGACGGGCGCTGGACGCGGCGGGCGTCCCACACACCCTGTACCGGCGCTGGGAGGGCGACGTGGGCGGCGGACGGGCTTCCCGTACGACCGACTGA
- a CDS encoding Lrp/AsnC family transcriptional regulator, with protein sequence MDAVDRQLIQALRENGRASYAELGRLVGLSGPSVTDRINRLEAAGVITGYRATVNAASLGLGVTALIGISLSDAVDHEDVAQRLRDLAEIEDCWFIAGDDSYMLKVRAPDVDGLEKTIRRLSGTKGVSRTRTTIVLSTKWENRVGELPEEE encoded by the coding sequence ATGGACGCGGTGGACAGGCAGCTCATCCAGGCCCTGAGGGAGAACGGCCGGGCCTCCTACGCGGAGCTGGGACGCCTCGTCGGCCTGTCGGGACCCAGTGTCACCGACCGCATCAACCGGCTGGAGGCGGCCGGTGTCATCACCGGCTATCGCGCCACCGTCAACGCGGCCTCCCTCGGCCTCGGCGTGACCGCGCTCATCGGCATCTCCCTCTCCGACGCCGTCGACCACGAGGACGTGGCGCAGCGGCTGCGGGACCTGGCCGAGATCGAGGACTGCTGGTTCATCGCGGGTGACGACTCGTACATGCTCAAGGTGCGCGCCCCCGACGTCGACGGTCTGGAGAAGACCATCCGCCGGCTCTCCGGCACGAAGGGCGTGTCCAGGACCCGTACGACGATCGTGCTCTCCACGAAGTGGGAGAACCGGGTGGGTGAGCTGCCGGAGGAGGAGTAG
- the mqnE gene encoding aminofutalosine synthase MqnE, protein MDVGLKRELEEKVRSGERLTREDGIALYESDDLAWLGGLAHEVRTRKNGDVVHFNVNRHLNMTNVCTASCAYCSFQRKPGEKDAYTMRIEEAVKLAKAMEGENLTELHIVNGLHPNLPWRYYPRSLKELKAALPNVSLKAFTATEIHHFETISGLSASEILDELIEAGLESLTGGGAEIFDWEVRQHIVDHRTHWEDWSRIHRLAHEKGLKTPCTMLYGHIEEPRHRVDHVLRLRELQDETGGFQVFIPLRYQHDFVDMQDGKVRNRLQARTQMATGAEALKTFAVSRLLFDNVPHVKVFWVMHGVQTAQLALQHGADDMDGSVVEYKITHDADNYGTPNKLTREDLLDLIRDAGFRPVERNTRYEIIREYDAPDPSRRDSPQPMRL, encoded by the coding sequence ATGGACGTCGGGCTCAAGCGCGAGCTGGAGGAGAAGGTCCGCTCCGGCGAGCGGCTGACCCGCGAGGACGGCATCGCGCTGTACGAGTCGGACGACCTGGCCTGGCTGGGCGGTCTGGCGCACGAGGTGCGGACGCGGAAGAACGGTGACGTCGTCCACTTCAACGTCAACCGCCACCTCAACATGACCAACGTGTGCACGGCCTCCTGCGCGTACTGCTCCTTCCAGCGCAAGCCGGGGGAGAAGGACGCGTACACGATGCGCATCGAGGAGGCGGTGAAGCTCGCCAAGGCGATGGAGGGCGAGAACCTCACCGAGCTGCACATCGTCAACGGCCTGCACCCGAACCTCCCGTGGCGCTACTACCCGCGCTCCCTGAAGGAGCTGAAGGCCGCCCTCCCGAACGTGTCCCTGAAGGCCTTCACGGCCACGGAGATCCACCACTTCGAGACGATCAGCGGCCTGTCGGCGTCCGAGATCCTCGACGAGCTGATCGAAGCGGGCCTGGAGTCGCTCACCGGTGGCGGCGCGGAGATCTTCGACTGGGAGGTCCGGCAGCACATCGTCGACCACCGCACCCACTGGGAGGACTGGTCGCGGATCCACCGCCTGGCGCACGAGAAGGGTCTCAAGACCCCCTGCACCATGCTCTACGGCCACATCGAGGAGCCGCGCCACCGGGTGGACCACGTCCTGCGCCTGCGCGAACTGCAGGACGAGACCGGCGGCTTCCAGGTCTTCATCCCCCTCCGCTACCAGCACGACTTCGTCGACATGCAGGACGGCAAGGTACGCAACCGCCTCCAGGCCCGCACCCAGATGGCAACGGGCGCGGAGGCGTTGAAGACCTTCGCGGTGTCGAGGCTGCTGTTCGACAACGTCCCCCACGTCAAGGTCTTCTGGGTCATGCACGGCGTCCAGACGGCCCAGCTGGCGCTCCAGCACGGCGCCGACGACATGGACGGCTCGGTCGTCGAGTACAAGATCACCCACGACGCGGACAACTACGGCACGCCGAACAAGCTGACCCGCGAGGACCTGCTCGACCTCATCCGCGACGCCGGCTTCCGCCCCGTCGAACGGAACACGAGGTACGAGATCATCCGCGAGTACGACGCCCCGGACCCGTCCCGCAGGGACTCCCCCCAGCCGATGCGGCTCTGA